The sequence ataaataaaacaaagccttATATAAGTTTGTGTATTTAAACATGAATTCCAGCTAGCTTGGTCCCCTGACTTGGGAATGAAAGTGGACAAAGTTTGCCTGAATTCTGTTTTTTAACTAAGCTGCATTACATCACGCCTTTATAGGGCTGACCTTTTTAAGTAATTCAGACCGATTAAGTGATTCCATCTGTTATGCTGGTTCCAGTTTCTAACAAGGATGTTTTTTGTATGTAGGAAATGTTTTAATCTGAGAATATTTGCTGTCTGGCCCACAAGATCACACAGCAAATGTCATGTCTACATGGAGCAAGTCACATTTGATGTTAATGCACAACAGTTCTACAGAGGCTTGACCATTCGTCACACTCTGCTGAGTTAACACTGACTGTTCTCAGCATCCCATTGAACGGACTTCCCAGAGCTCCCTCATATagcctagtgtgtgtgtgtgtgtattgcatgCACTGAGGAATACCTTTGCAGTAGTGCACTATAGTAATATAAAATGACTGACTTCATAAAACACCATATTACCAaatttctaattaaaaaaatatatatataatccttgaaaaaaaaaaaatcagtagtTCAACTCTAAATAGGTACGATTTTTATTTATCAAGCAGTGGCATGCAGATATTTTAAACTAATTGTATTTACAAAGAAGTACAGCttacagtataaataaatacactttcttctaatgagGAAATTGATTAAAGAGTGTAAAACATTTCAACACAGGTCTGGCTTTGCAGTACTGCCTTTTAAATTACTCCAGTAGCTTTCTCTGAAACCATTTGATACAGCCAAGTCTTTAATATCTGGTCGTGACAAAAAGGACACGACTATTCTCATGGAACAGTTTTTGAAAGGAGTCAATAAAATGGTACATTCTGACTGCAACTTACTTAAAAGGTTGTCTACGCACCAGCAGAAATGCTTGAATTTTTAAGTACACTACTTAACTTTGTTAAATTAGTGGGAAAAACCTACATAAAATTCTGTCAAAAAAATCTTTTTCTAGGTCAATCTTCTGATATTCTGTTTAGAGATGTACAcaaaaaaatggttttaaaaggTATTGTTTTTTCCTCAAATTCTCAGGTTCAGCACTTATTTCCACTTCTCTTCCTGGAATGAattagcttttattttattattttagtgttGAACATGCTATACTGCCCGTCTTTAAAGAACCAATTGCAGGGATTGGTcagtttaaaaactaaaaaaatcctGGAAAAAAGGGAATTGCAGTTTGTATTTCCTCTATAGCTTCCCAGTAAAAAAAATcctaaaggaaaaaaatacattttaaaaccttaGGTTACTACACCTTCTGTGCATTTATGCTGACCATTTATGAAAATGCACAGAACTGCCTTTTGGCTAACTATTGCTTTGCAACGTTAAAAAAGTGTTTCAAACCATATATTCCATATTTTCTGTACATCCCTATTTATAACCCTCACACTGCCCAAGGTCTCCCTGTTCAGTTCTGAATTACTCTCAAAATAGAAGACAATCACTGCTGTTAAATGATGATGttcaaaacaaattaacaaggaGACGGGAAAAAGTTATTATATTTGCAAATATTCAATTCACTGAAGCCAGGCACTTTACAGGCAGTAAAAGGGCAATGTGAAGGTTAGCCACTTTCAGCATCATTGTGAATCCCTGGAGGGGATGTGTCAGTTCAGTAAACTGCAGGGGGGAGAGAAGGGGCAGGAGAGATTAGGAGGCATGAAGGAACCGGTTGAAGGCGTTGTATGCTGACTCCAAGTCGAACAGCATTTGGCGGACTTGAGAGTCATCCAGTTCATCTGAGGCAGACATCCCACTGAGAGTCGTCAACCTGCAAAGACAAATAACGGAAGTGCTTTAACTGTACCCTGATGCCTATCGGACTAAAACCTCTCACCTCAGGAAATCAGAAAAGCAGAGCTGGGGTAAAAATGAGAAGATTAGTTTCTGGTTTTTGATTTTGCAGTCTGTGTATGTTGCCACTGCTTAtccaatttatttaattcactAAGTTCAGCTcagtaattgtaatttgttgaCTGGCAAAGATAGTAATACATTCAAGTTAAGGTATcacaaacatctaaaaatgtatttaatatttcaaacaaattaGCAAAGCAAACttaagtaataaaaaaaaaaaaaaattgaatcatACTGCTTCTTACATTTACCTGGACTATTTTCCTTCTGGCATGCTTTTCGATTAAACAGGATTAGTAGAGCAACTGGCTCCAGCATAAACCATAGCGGTAACCAGACCAAGAGAATCGTTCCACTGATCACATCAATTGAGAAACTTACCAAAGGTTGACCTTCTCCTTTGCCTCACAGTCAGGAGGCATGTTACTCATCCTATTCATGGACTCCATCAGCTCCCTCAGGTCTGGTTGGATCTGAACACAGAGTGGTGGTACTGATTATCTCACTCCAAAGTCTATGCATTAGAGCTACACTAAACTAATATTTGATTAATgttatttctttttgtttatggGAAACAGGGCTAGAAAGCCATTGAATGAAATGATTTTGAACATTTTGTGGGCAGATATGAAAGAAAAGTCTGCTAAGAAAGGAATAAAACTTCAAATCTTTCCATGTTTGcagggttttttgtttttagtgtcATCTaacaaaactgttttaaattacttattcgttttttttctttcataattGTAAGAATctgacatttaaatacaaaacaattaccTACATCCATACTATAATTTTGTAATAGAAATCTCAATGATCCAATGATAATTTGGTGCAGCACCACCACACATTTAACTGTTTAAAAGCTGCTTCAGTGAACTTGAAATCTTCtaaatttttaaataaacacagactCATTATACATTGCATTACCTCATCCATGGCACGGATCTCCAGACGCAACTTATCCATTACAGTGATGAAGAGCTACAGAAAAACACATCCAGAAGTGAGAGTCAAAAGAGGGTCAATTATAAAATATTCAGCACTTGGAAAACAAGACTGAAATAAGGAGGTTTTGATTTGCGATGTATAAAGTCAATGTACTGGCTTCTCGTATAGGGTGTTCTCTGCCTAGCGTCCTGTATCTGTCAGGTTGGGCTGGGTCTCtctgtgaccctgtactggattaAGCGGTTACTGAATCAGGATGGATGGATTATTCGGCATTAAATTAAAACCAGAATATCAAGAGACTTTCGTATAGGAAAATACGTACAGTGAAACTCACATTAGATCATACAGAAACAATTCTTATATTCTGTCCCATCTTTatactacagtttatttttctagAGCTTTGACTTCCAACTATATAACCAACACAGCTTGTATTCACTTGCATATCAAAATCCGGACAGTTAATCACAGTTGTAAATGTGTACCGCAGTCTGAAAGTTAAATCTGAGACTGAAGGCCGTATTAAATCACAATCTGGactcacccactaatagcaaactaaaaacaTGTACTTGACAGTGGCTGTATTTCGGAATGGAAGATATAAGCATTTGCCACAAAAATTAATTTGCCATTGAGTACAGAAtaatagttttctattagtagGTGGGCACAACTTTTCTAATCTGGCTGAGTCTGGTAGTGTGCTGAATGAGAAAGGCTTTCACATTTATGAGTGTAAAGCTACACACTGAATCAACCTGTGATTTAAATCTTTGCTTGCCTAGCAAAAGGATCAATGCATTAAATCAGTGCTTTTCAACACTTGCTCAGGACTCCCACTGATAAGTACTATTAATCCCAttcaattcatttatttaaaaaataatgtattttaaaacatgtttttaaataattgttcaTTATATTCAGAAGGTCAACATGCCTGTAAAATTTGACAAATGGAAATTGACAACGTTTCAGAAAGTCGAAAATAAATATCTTATTCAAATCTTTAGTCCACTTCAAGTGTCAGTTATGGAGAACTCTGTTTGAATGAAAATTGGAATAGATGGTGATATTCCAGTATCAAAGCAAAAACCTCTGCGTTAGGTAAACTACATTTTGCACACCAAGCAAGTACAGAAAATGAGGagaaaatgcttaaaaaaacaaaacaaaactgcagtGACTTACTGAAACAATATCTGCAATGCAGCGATTCAGGTTGCCCTTGTCATCCTTAATGGTGATTGGCCGGTCCTCTTTAATTCTTTCCATTGCTAGTGGGCAGTCCAACTGCAGAGTCAAGTAAGGAACAGACATGTAACTTGAGTAACTGCATAATTTGGCATTCTCCATCCttgcacaaaacaataaaagcaaATTTCAGCATACTTTCAACTAACTTATATCAGACCTATTCAGACAGGCAAGGGAAGTTACAACACCTATAGGTTTTCAATCCCCTTCAGACAATAAACATTTCATCCGATTCATTTGCTGAATGGATTATTTTCTGCCTTTGGAGTGGCAGATTCTACAGAAGAACTAAAAACTTTTTAATTCAGAATGCACAcctaataataacagtatagtGTATAGAAGTTCTAGAACAAAGGACAAACATATTTGCAACACCAGGTTGAAACTACTAAACATTTTGCTTCctctttgtaatgtatttaagcaTCAGCTTTCAAGGCTATTCTGTTGGATTTTTTAGTCTGTCAATACACTCCCCAGAAAGGACAGTTATCTGATGAAGTGCATCTCATTTTAACCCCATGCGATCCTTTATTGCTTAATTTTGTaaataaagtttaaataaaataaagtttaccaCAATATTCAACATTACAGAATGCCCTTTTGGCTTAATTGCTTTGTGTATGCTCTTTCATGTTTCTCAGGATAACAAAGCTGAGAGAAGACATTTGAATATATGATCATATAGTCAGACtggtttatatataaatacatgtattctaTGCTAATCACCACAAAATAATAGTGTACAGCTCTCATATACATTGAGAGCTTAATGCTCTGGTTTGTTGTGCTTAACTTACCCTGTACTTCCTGCAGAAATCATCAATGGTGCCTACATCAGAGCCCTGAACCTGTTTAAAAGCTGCCTTATACTGAACCAACAGTCTGGAGCATGCACCTGTGTACCTGTGGAAACAGTCAGTACACAAATATTATGCATGGTGACAACAGCagtaaaaaatgtatacatttaaactgaTGTGCCACATCCCTGAATACAATGACTACTTAAAGGTAGCTAGAGAAAAGAGAGGTAGAACAGGACAAATCTGTGCCAAAAGAACCATCATTACCTGCACTTAAACGATCACAAAAATtacagtttaatgaaatgtattgttttggatGATCAAAATAGTCCTATTTTGAATAAAGCTGCATGGAAGTTTTTCTGCAATCTGCAGCAGTGTTAACAGTGAACGGCTGTTTAGAGCAGCTTCACATATCCTTAAAGAGAAGTGGAACAGGATGATGAGCGAAAGAGCAGAGATGCTAATATGGAGACATGGTAggctatatatattttgctttttcAAGTTATGTAAGATGCCAAGTTACTATTGTGCTTTCCTGTCTAATACTGTCttctcttaattaaaaaaaaaaaaaaaaaaaaaatgtatgccagtatggattattttattctgtgacTTATGTTGGTTGTTGTTGGTAGTTTACACTGTGGAGCTAGTTACTTAATacttgtatacattttattaaatggtTTTACGTTctttataaaaataagaaaatgtaatttagacAGAGCACTCAAGTGGGTTGCATTTTAAGCTTATTAATAACCAATTGTTATTACTGTTATACTCAATGCCATTTTTCAATAAGAGACATTTAAATTGTGGtgtaaaaagtatttgaaaaaTATCTGATTTATAGTTTACAAACATGTCAGTCTCTCCTCCCTTTCATTGTTGAGTACtaaatcattattgaaatatgTAAAGTTTGCAAACTCGTTCTAAAAGTTAAAGTTGTCAAGTTAACGTGTGTTTATTTTGCTTCCAAATTTATCtagaacacaaaataaaatctgtgggcgtttttttttaatacaatcatataaaataaaataaaaaactatatttaagtagtttaaaatgtgttgcacttttATTAATATCGGTATTGGCCGATATGGTTGGGTAATCATTGGTTATCTGTATCGTTCTAGAAAATCCTTCGGTACACCCCTACTTCCAATCGATTTTTCAGCTACTGAGTCCAATTACATAATTATGTAGATGAAGAATGGAATACTTCTCTCCAGCCTCCTTACTATATCTTGAGAAACAGTATGTTTTAAACTAACAGTTGGAAAGATAAATAAAGCCCAAAACACAATTGCTTTCCACCTTTTTTGTAAATGATTATATAAAGCTAAGAcgacagcaacaaaaaaaaaaagttttgttacAAATAGAGGCTTCTTCAAATACTTTTACAAGCACTTACTCATTTGGAGTAACACAGTCCTTAATATAAGCTTTCTCAAGAGCCTGAAGTGTCTTCACTACAGCAAACAGTTCTGCCATGTTGTCATACCTTCAGgtgcaaaaacagaaacatatcAAAAGAGAGACAACAATCACAATTATGCATATACATAGCACATCACCCAAAACAGTTGTTTCATACAGTTACATCCTTGTAATAAGTTGAATACAGACCATGTGGTTATAGCATTCTGCTGGAGTACACTACTTCCTATTTggctttaaacaaaaacattaacacCACCATAAGTACAATAGTTATGAATGGTTATTCTAAGAAAATGAATGGAACATGAATATGAtagtatataatgttttaattcaaaaaataaatacaatttttttaaattatggagCTTAATTTCACTTCTCTTTGCTCAGTATTTGTGTTCTATTGTGGTTGCATTTACTTGATTTGTCAAATGAAGTTCttggtttttatgttttatcacATAAAGTGGCAAAGTAGCTTTATTCACCTTGTGTTTTTTCCCTTTGTAATGttgtatatacagacgggtcacaaattaaaatgttgtatatacagacgggtcacaaattaaaggaaatacccgaataaatgagtggaggaaaataatgaatgcagatgcctccaaacaggctTACTGAATGATACAATTAAGGAATTAACATCAggcggtacaggcctgactgcttgacccctacagtgaggggggtccggaggctctgttatgctgtggggggcattttcttggcatggtttgggtccacttgtccccttagagtgaagtgtcactgcaaatcattacaaagttattctgagtgatcctatggtgacacatttctatcttgttgggagtggtctcttccaggatgacaataccccccatccacagggcacaagggctcactgaatggtgtgaggagtatgaaaatgatgtgaatcatttgctatggccttcgcagtcaccagatctcaatccaaccgaacacctatgggagattttggaccgacgtgttagacagcgctctccaccaccatcatcaaaacatcaaatgagggaatatcctttggaagaatggtgttcatccctccagtagagttcagagactcgtagaatctgtgccaagagcattgaagctgttctggcggctcatggtgcccaacaccttagtgatacagtttatattgttttttcctttaaatttTCACCCGTCTGCATGTGGTATGTTAGTTATATTGTTGTTTATGaagttgccttggataaaggcatctactaaaaagtaatattaattataatcatGGATCACGTTACTATTTTTTGCTCATGCATTTACTTACTTTTCACGCTCTCTCGCATTTTTGTACAGCTTGACCTCCTGTGTTTTGGAAACATTAGACAAGAAAGGATCTGTTAATTTGGTATTGTTTTATTCGTTTGGTTACAGCAAACTTGCGTTAGATACATAATAAATTGACACAACACAACTTTTGGGAAACATTATAATTCCTAGAGGAACAAAGGAAGATGGGCTTACCTCATACAGTTCTGGTTTATTGGCAGGAGCTGAAAAATTttgatgtttaattaaaatatttccgTAAATATtctgttaaaatgtaaattatattttaaataaaaaaaactgcctGGTTGAATCAGACTAAGGAGGAACTCTAGTGTGCATTAGGGTAAGAAAGTATAACTTgaacatatatattaatattttcgAAATCAGAATTGATTGGAAGTCTTTAACTACACCATTATATGTGTGGATGGTAGATTTAAGATATAGGGACCATGAAAAACATTCttatatttctgtttattttaaataagaacAAACAGTGTTTATAAAGTTTCTCAATCCAATTCAAGTGACTGGTTGAAGGGTCTTTGCAGGCAGTtccaacatttattttaaactgtgctGTATCAGGAGGTGTTTCTCCATGATCAAGAACTGTGCGGTAAACTGCTGGTAGGTATTGTATTTATGAATGTGTGCCCCTGTCTTGAGAAGATCTAATGTTTGTGCCCTGAGAACCGTAGGTATTTCAGGGGATGAAACCCTGCACAGACTCACCACCTCCTATGCCTCCAGTGGCAGGAATTCCGTGAAACATGGCGACACTTGGCAGATTTCTGTAAAAGACAAATTGCTTGTGTAGTCAAAATTGAAAAGATGGTTTCCTTAAGGTAGAATATAGAGTAAAAAACAGTTATCCTTAGACAGTTAAagtgtaaataaattatattatatatggatatcaaagttacatttttttccccaatgtAATGCATCTTAACTTTCCTACAATGCCTCACATTATACATGCGTGTAAAATCAAATGTTTCTTTAGCTCACACAGgtgtgtgtaattgttttttaagaGTATggttattaaagaaacaaatcctTAACATCatcaaacaattaataatacagtCTCCTTCTAGAAATAATAGATACTGATTTACAGTTAATGTCATACTTAAATATGTAATACATTACTTAAATGATGTGTTCATTTTGATTAGAAACCTATTTTGGTTTGTCTGCCTATTTCTTCCAAAACACCAAAGATTAAACACTTCAGAGTTCCTCTGGACTGAATGTTGATTATTAAATTGACTATTAAAAGTTTAGGTTTTGGAAATAATTATTGGGGCAGGAGTTTCAGTCAATCAGCTTCAATGGAGATAATGTCGTGcttgtcacaatttcaatttTTAACAGATTTTACTTTTATTGTCATAGTTCTTATCTCACCAGGCAGCGTCACTACTAATACATTATACAACTCCTTCATTAAgcatacaacaaaacaaactgaaatcaATTTTTTCCCATCTGAATATTTTacttatatattttcagttccATAGTGTTTAGATATATGAAGATTGGAAATTGGTAAATCAACAAGTATAATTTGAATTTTCGAATAGCTTATGTGGATTATAAATACGCAGGTTTATTATAACATGAATTACCCAATATGTTAATTGCTTTTATTTACGGTAGCGCTAAGCAATATCTAGTCGGGTCTCGGCTATTCAAAGGTAACATCGCCTTATGACCGTATGGAGCATGGAGAtgtctattatatatataatagacaTCTCAATGCTAATACTTAACAGGAATCGAACAGTTTAAATAAAGTTAATTATGGTTTTATAAAGCAAAagcaaataatataaatacttCCTACTCACCTCTTCGGTATCGAGTGATGTCACCACAACAAACCTACTCCCGGCGCGTAATCAATACGTCACTACGTCCGCCTCTTTGAGGTATTCAAAAATGCccgaatttatatttatttcgtTTAATTAccttttatatttaacatatatAGCATATAATTGGAGTTATATGATGAAATGTTGTTATCTTTTGAAATGAAGATTaaagtttattatatttctaaACAGGCATAAGATAGATACACCACAAAATAACAACAGGAAGAAGACCCAACTTTTAAAACGAAGCGGGATTTGGACTAGTAgtagtatatattcatatttaaggTAAGTTTATGTTATGCACTGTAATTTAGATTTTAcagcattgtatttatttaatgagttATTGGACATTATGTTTAACTAgtacattatattatatcacatgacatttttttaaataatcgaAAACGGAGGGAAGCTGCATAAATAGTAATTTATTTAGTTCTGATGTTAGGAAAAGGCAGAGAGCAGGGTATAATACCTGTGATCTTAGATTACCTAAGTATTCGGAATAggatagaaagaaaaaatattagtAATTTAATGCAATGGAAATAAATCTGAATATCAAAAGCTATGGTAGAATagttatattatataaaaacgTGGATCTCGGATTATATAGAGAACTTCGATAATTGCATATTCTAACATCAGCTGTGCCCTGTATCACATGATGTGAAAGTACCATTATATATTGTTGAACCACTAACTCTGCATATGTAAATATGTACTGTATTGTCTATTCTTCAGTCCCTTCCAGAATGAAAAGGGTTcagacaataatacaaatattgataGTGACATTAATGAAAATGtgtgtgattttgtttgtaCAGCTTCAAGAGTTGGGTCTGAGAAGGAGAAGGGAACCATGAAGAGAGGAAAGGTGTTTGCACCAGAACCAGACGAGTGTGGAATCTGGTTGGACACGGCAGAgctgaaggagaagaagaaaaaggtaCCAGATGTGATTTTCTCACTGGGGCCTCtccaaaaaacaaatctgagaaCCCAGGATAAACCCTTACTGTTCACTGACTGAAATGTGTAAACTATGCCTTATTGCATAAAACCTTTTTATATGACAGTTTCGCCTTAATTGTTCCTTGGGTTTAATTGTGTTGCACAAGGAATCTTATCTAATCTGAAGTCAATATGCTAATTAATGGAAAAGCTGCTGTATTTATTAGATCTTCAAATACTGAAGTTGATTTATGCAATTGGCCTTTGGTCTTATAAGAAGGACAAATACCAATActtgtgtatgtatacatgttgAATGACTAGAATAATGACTACCATTTAAGAAGCGTTGGAAATGATCAATTTCACAGTAACcattaattgtttttatatccATGGAATTTTCTTCATTAATGGGCATAATGTCCTATGTCTTGTTATGTAACTGAACATTGCATGTATTCTCTTCTAGCCAAAGCGGATTTGTCCCATTACCCAGTTGTTAAACCCCTTGGCAGGAGGTGGCTACAGCATTCAAGTGGCTCTTAatttcacacaaaataaacacccCTTGCCTATTACTAAACAAACC is a genomic window of Amia ocellicauda isolate fAmiCal2 chromosome 10, fAmiCal2.hap1, whole genome shotgun sequence containing:
- the vps28 gene encoding vacuolar protein sorting-associated protein 28 homolog, producing the protein MFHGIPATGGIGGAPANKPELYEEVKLYKNAREREKYDNMAELFAVVKTLQALEKAYIKDCVTPNEYTGACSRLLVQYKAAFKQVQGSDVGTIDDFCRKYRLDCPLAMERIKEDRPITIKDDKGNLNRCIADIVSLFITVMDKLRLEIRAMDEIQPDLRELMESMNRMSNMPPDCEAKEKVNLWLTTLSGMSASDELDDSQVRQMLFDLESAYNAFNRFLHAS